In Helianthus annuus cultivar XRQ/B chromosome 9, HanXRQr2.0-SUNRISE, whole genome shotgun sequence, the following are encoded in one genomic region:
- the LOC110879870 gene encoding zinc finger CCCH domain-containing protein 67 isoform X2, whose protein sequence is MDHSSLEAKSPPPDSPLQSDSSIDSDKLLQILTQDFQTLVLSSNDAQPFHQHHSYPLATQDEDQIKQPPDDELVDKVTVNVNEAFEPESLYGAEEKILEEEDDDHKECRVLEERESEVADDEIGGYESENVGGSSVSVVEDGKGYHYPLRPDAEDCSYYMRTGMCKYGSTCKFNHPLRRKHQTSKETHKQKEENMEMHGQIECKYYLSPAGCKYGKSCKFSHGRGKTVTTPVVEYNFLGLPIRPGEKECPYYMRNGSCKYGPNCRFNHPDPSAVVAVDAPTAYGNDAPLPLQPPPQPNIPSMPTWSGSRTPDPTGSFVPVMYPPTQNMPPPNPDWNGYQAPPPVPAHVYLNSERGLPIPPAFYLNNPPSDTNMYARPQQPMVVSEYPERPGQPDCSYFMKTGDCKYRASCKFHHPRSRITRTTPSVLSDKGLPLRPDQNICTYYSRYGICKYGPACKYDHPVNYTMNSIRAEGYDGSDRSGPLIQQSV, encoded by the exons ATGGATCACTCATCACTCGAAGCAAAATCTCCACCTCCAGACTCACCTCTGCAATCCGATTCATCTATCGACAGCGATAAGCTTCTTCAAATCCTCACGCAAGACTTCCAAACCCTAGTTTTATCCTCCAACGATGCTCAACCTTTCCATCAACATCATTCATATCCCCTTGCTACACAAGATGAAGATCAAATCAAACAACCACCAGATGATGAGCTGGTAGATAAGGTGACTGTTAATGTTAATGAAGCGTTTGAGCCTGAATCGTTGTACGGAGCTGAAGAGAAGATTctagaagaagaagatgatgatcacAAGGAATGTAGGGTTTTGGAAGAGCGAGAAAGTGAAGTTGCTGATGATGAAATTGGGGGTTATGAGAGTGAAAATGTTGGTGGATCATCAGTGAGTGTTGTAGAGGATGGTAAAGGCTATCATTATCCATTGAGACCAGATGCTGAAGATTGTTCTTATTATATGAGGACTGGGATGTGTAAGTATGGGTCAACTTGCAAGTTCAATCATCCTCTCAGAAGGAAACATCAG ACTAGTAAGGAGACACATAAGCAAAAGGAAGAGAACATGGAGATGCATGGACAGATTGAGTGCAAG TATTATTTGTCACCCGCGGGTTGCAAGTATGGAAAATCTTGCAAGTTTAGTCATGGTAGAGGAAAGACTGTTACAACACCAGTAGTAGAGTACAACTTTTTGGGCTTGCCAATCCGACCG GGAGAGAAAGAGTGTCCTTACTACATGCGTAACGGTTCCTGCAAATACGGGCCTAACTGTAGGTTTAATCATCCTGATCCTAGTGCAGTTGTAGCTGTTGATGCTCCCACCGCTTATGGGAATGACGCACCTCTTCCATTACAACCCCCACCCCAACCAAACATTCCCAGTATGCCCACATGGTCCGGCTCAAGAACACCGGACCCCACTGGCTCCTTCGTACCAGTGATGTACCCACCGACCCAAAACATGCCCCCACCGAACCCAGATTGGAACGGTTATCAG GCTCCTCCACCAGTTCCTGCACATGTATACCTAAATTCAGAGCGGGGCCTACCTATACCGCCAGCTTTTTACCTGAACAATCCACCGAGTGATACAAACATGTACGCGCGTCCTCAACAGCCTATGGTAGTTTCAGAATATCCTGAGAGGCCCGGTCAACCTGATTGCAGTTACTTTATGAAAACCGGAGACTGCAAATATCGGGCCTCATGCAAATTTCACCATCCTAGGAGTCGTATCACCAGAACTACCCCATCTGTTCTCAGTGATAAAGGGTTACCTTTACGACCT gATCAGAATATCTGCACATACTACAGTCGGTATGGGATATGCAAATATGGGCCAGCTTGTAAATACGATCATCCAGTAAATTATACAATGAATTCGATCCGTGCAGAAGGGTATGATGGATCAGATCGGTCTGGGCCTCTGATACAACAATCCGTGTGA
- the LOC110879871 gene encoding callose synthase 10, producing the protein MAKVFDNWNRLVRATLRREQLRVAGQSTAERKSGGLVSAVPDSLQRTTNINAILQAADEIQAEDAHVARILCEQAYSMAQNLDPNSEGRGVLQFKTGLMSVIKQKLAKRDGAPIDRERDAQYLWDFYQRYKRRHRVDEIQREEQKLLESGTFSADMDGLGLRSRETKKVFATLRALVEVMEVLSKDAEPDGVGRRIAEELKRLKKTDQGLSGDLTPYNIVPLDAPSLTNAIGFYPEVRAAISALRYHEQYPRLPADFEVPAQRTLDMFDLLEFVFGFQKDNIRNQRENVVLAVANAQSRLGIPVESDPKIDERAITEVFLKVLDNYIKWCKYLRIRLVWNSLQAINKDRKLFLVSLYFLIWGEAANVRFLPECICYIFHHMARELDACLDHGEAHPAGSCVGENNTVSFLTQVIQPIYDTLSKEAARNNNGKAAHSAWRNYDDFNEYFWSPACFELSWPMRETSPFLRKPSGRKRTGKSTFVEHRTFLHLYRSFHRMWIFLIVMFQGLTIIAFNDGKLNQNTFKTLLSIGPTYAILKFIECCLDVLLMFGAYSTARGMAISRLVIRFFWGGLSSVFITYVYIKLMDERHDNSSNSLYYRIYLLVVGIYAAIRVVFAILIKFPACHSLSEKSDHPFFQFFKWIYEERYFVGRGLYEKPMDYIRYVLYWLVIFACKFTFAYFLQIKPLVEPTNIIKRLPRLAYSWHDLVSKNNNNVLTLVSIWAPIVAIYLMDIHIFYTLLSAIIGGVMGARARLGEIRSIEMVHKRFESFPKAFVDQLVSKQAKNLMSMSGQPVQSHEEKTDKMYAAQFSPFWNEIIKSLREEDYISNREMDLLSMPSNTGSLRLVQWPLFLLSSKIYYAIDLAIDCKDTQHDLWSRIIRDEYMAYAVQECYYSIEKILLSLVDGEGKLWVERIFREINNSIEENSLVMTLNLKKLPLVLSRFTALTGLLIMDETPQLAKGAAKAVYELYDVVTHSLLSSELGEQIDTWQILARARNEGRLFSRIGWPRDPDIKEQVKRLNLLLKVKDSANNIPKNLEARRRLEFFTNSLFMHMPAAKPVSEMMPFCVFTPYYSETVLYSSHDLWQENEDGISTIFYLQKIFPDEWENFLERIGRVNTGDMELQDSSTDALELRFWVSYRGQTLARTVRGMMYYRRALMLQSYLENRSLGVGNPQASLSPQGFEQSREARAQADIKFTYVVSCQIYGQQKQRKEKEAADIALLLQRNEALRVAFIHVEESPGPEGKLVKSFYSKLVKADIQGKDQEVYSIKLPGDPKLGEGKPENQNHAIVFTRGEAVQTIDMNQDNYLEEAMKMRNLLEEFRGNHGLRPPTILGVREHVFTGSVSSLAWFMSNQETSFVTLGQRVLAYPLKVRMHYGHPDVFDRIFHISRGGISKASRVINISEDIYAGFNSTLRQGNITHHEYIQVGKGRDVGLNQIALFEGKVAGGNGEQVLSRDVYRIGQLFDFFRMLSFYFTTVGYYVCTMMTVLTIYVFLYGRAYLAFSGLDQGISRRSMLLGNTAFNAVLNAQFLVQIGVFTAVPMIMGFILELGLLKAVFSFITMQLQLCSVFFTFSLGTRTHYFGRTILHGGAKYRATGRGFVVQHIKFADNYRLYSRSHFVKALEVALLLIVYIAYGYSQGGAVSYVLLTLSSWFLVISWLFAPYIFNPSGFEWQKTVEDFDDWINWLLYKGGVGVKGDNSWESWWDEEQAHIQTIRGRILETILSLRFFLFQYGIVYKLDLTGKSTSASMYGLSWVVLAGFVIIFKIFTFNSKKSGFQLFLRFIQGVIALCLIAAVVLFVILTDLSVPDLFASFLAFVATGWAIISLAVPWKGIVRSLGLWESVREFARMYDAGMGILIFAPIAMLSWFPFVSTFQSRLLFNQAFSRGLEISIILAGNKANVQA; encoded by the exons ATGGCGAAAGTGTTCGATAACTGGAATCGGCTGGTGCGAGCTACTCTCCGGCGAGAACAGCTCCGAGTTGCCGGACAAAGTACCGCCGAGAGGAAATCCGGTGGACTCGTTAGTGCAGTTCCTGATTCGCTTCAGCGGACTACTAATATCAATGCGATCTTGCAAGCCGCTGATGAGATTCAAGCTGAAGATGCGCATGTTGCTAGGATAT TGTGTGAGCAGGCATATTCCATGGCTCAGAATTTGGACCCAAATAGTGAAGGAAGAGGAGTTCTTCAGTTTAAGACCGGTTTAATGTCAGTGATCAAG CAAAAACTAGCCAAAAGGGATGGGGCGCCGATAGATCGTGAGCGTGATGCTCAGTACTTATGGGATTTTTATCAGCGTTACAAGCGAAGACACAGAGTTGATGAAATACAGAGAGAGGAACAAAAGTTGCTTGAATCTGGAACTTTTAGTGCTGACATGGACGG CTTGGGACTGAGATCTCGAGAAACTAAAAAGGTATTTGCCACACTGAGAGCTCTTGTTGAGGTAATGGAAGTCCTTAGTAAAGATGCCGAGCCTGATGGAGTTGGAAGACGTATTGCAGAAGAG TTAAAAAGGTTAAAGAAAACAGATCAAGGATTGTCAGGGGATCTCACGCCTTACAACATTGTTCCTCTTGACGCGCCATCTTTGACTAATGCTATTGGGTTCTATCCAGAA GTTAGGGCTGCGATATCGGCACTTAGGTATCATGAACAATATCCACGGCTTCCAGCTGATTTTGAGGTTCCTGCACAGCGTACCCTAGACATGTTTGATCTTTTGGAATTTGTGTTCGGGTTTCAG AAGGACAACATCAGGAATCAACGTGAGAATGTTGTTCTTGCTGTAGCAAATGCACAATCACGGCTTGGTATACCTGTCGAATCTGATCCA AAAATAGACGAGAGAGCAATTACGGAAGTTTTCCTGAAGGTTCTGGATAATTACATCAAATGGTGCAAATATCTACGTATACGTCTTGTTTGGAATAG TTTACAAGCCATTAACAAAGACAGAAAGCTTTTCTTAGTTTCACTCTACTTCCTAATCTGGGGTGAAGCTGCAAACGTGCGTTTTCTTCCAGAATGTATTTGCTATATATTCCACCAT ATGGCCCGGGAATTAGATGCATGTTTAGATCATGGAGAAGCTCACCCTGCTGGCAGTTGTGTTGGTGAAAACAATACCGTGTCATTTTTGACACAAGTTATTCAACCAATTTACGATACATTGTCTAAG GAAGCTGCAAGAAACAATAACGGGAAAGCTGCTCACTCAGCATGGCGGAATTATGATGATTTCAATGAATATTTCTG GTCACCTGCCTGCTTTGAGTTAAGCTGGCCTATGAGAGAGACATCACCATTTCTTCGAAAGCCCAGCGGGAGAAAAAGG ACTGGAAAAAGCACTTTCGTTGAGCATCGAACATTTCTTCACTTGTATCGTAGTTTTCATCGTATGTGGATCTTTTTAATAGTCATGTTCCAG GGATTGACAATTATAGCCTTCAATGATGGGAAATTAAATcaaaacacttttaaaactttgcTTAGCATTGGTCCAACTTATGCTATCTTAAAGTTTATAGAAT GTTGTTTGGATGTACTGTTGATGTTTGGGGCATACAGCACAGCAAGAGGAATGGCAATATCAAGGCTGGTTATTAGGTTCTTCTGGGGTGGATTGAGCTCAGTGTTTATAACATATGTATATAT AAAACTCATGGACGAAAGACACGACAATTCTTCAAATTCATTGTATTATAGAATATATCTACTTGTGGTGGGTATATATGCTGCAATCCGTGTAGTCTTTGCAATACTGATAAAATTCCCAGCCTGCCATTCTCTATCTGAAAAGTCGGATCATCCATTTTTCCAATTTTTCAAGTGGATTtatgag GAGCGGTATTTTGTTGGCCGTGGTCTATATGAGAAACCCATGGATTACATTAG ATATGTGCTCTACTGGCTCGTGATCTTTGCGTGCAAGTTTACCTTTGCGTACTTTCTTCAG ATAAAACCATTAGTTGAACCCACCAACATTATTAAACGCCTTCCACgtctggcatattcctggcacgATTTAGTCTCAAAGA ATAATAATAATGTTCTAACCTTGGTTAGCATATGGGCTCCTATAGTGGCT ATATATCTTATGGATATTCATATCTTTTACACTCTCCTATCAGCAATTATCGGTGGTGTAATGGGTGCACGTGCCCGATTAGGCGAG ATTCGGTCAATTGAGATGGTACATAAAAGGTTCGAGAGCTTCCCAAAGGCCTTTGTCGACCAACTTGTGTCTAAGCAAGCAAAGAATTT GATGTCAATGAGTGGACAACCTGTTCAG AGCCATGAAGAAAAAACGGACAAGATGTATGCAGCCCAGTTTTCCCCATTTTGGAATGAAATAATCAAAAGCCTGCGTGAAGAAGATTACATCAGTAATAG GGAAATGGACTTGCTTTCTATGCCAAGCAATACTGGAAGTCTTAGATTAGTTCAGTGGCCTTTGTTTCTTTTAAGCAGCAAG ATATATTATGCCATTGACTTAGCTATAGACTGCAAGGATACTCAACATGATCTTTGGAGTAGAATTATCAGAGATGAATATATGGCATATGCTGTCCAGGAATGCTATTATAGTATTGAGAAAATTCTACTGTCTTTAGTTGACGGTGAAGGAAAACTCTG GGTTGAGAGGATTTTTCGTGAGATCAACAATAGTATAGAGGAGAATTCGCTTGTCATGACTTTAAATCTTAAGAAGCTTCCTTTGGTGCTGTCAAGATTTACTGCATTGACTGGTCTTCTG ATCATGGATGAAACTCCTCAACTTGCAAAAGGAGCTGCGAAAGCTGTGTATGAGTTATATGATGTAGTAACTCACAGTCTCCTGTCATCTGAGTTAGG TGAGCAAATTGACACGTGGCAGATCTTGGCAAGGGCGAGAAATGAAGGGCGGCTGTTTTCAAGAATTGGATGGCCAAGAGATCCCGACATC AAGGAGCAGGTGAAGCGATTGAACCTACTTTTAAAAGTGAAGGATTCTGCTAATAATATCCCCAAAAACCTTGAAGCAAGAAGAAGATTAGAGTTCTTCACAAACTCTCTCTTTATGCACATGCCTGCTGCAAAGCCAGTTAGTGAAATGATGCCGTTTTG TGTTTTCACCCCATACTACAGTGAGACTGTACTCTACAGTTCCCACGACTTATGGCAAGAAAATGAGGATGGAATTTCTACAATCTTTTATCTCCAGAAGATCTTTCCAG ACGAATGGGAAAATTTTCTGGAGCGAATTGGGCGTGTTAATACGGGAGATATGGAACTCCAAGATAGCTCTACCGATGCATTAGAACTTCGGTTTTGGGTATCCTATCGGGGACAAACCTTAGCTAGAACTG TTCGTGGCATGATGTATTACAGAAGGGCTTTAATGCTTCAAAGTTACTTAGAAAACAGATCACTAGGAG TTGGAAATCCTCAAGCATCACTTTCACCTCAAGGATTTGAACAATCGCGTGAAGCTAGAGCTCAGGCAGATATAAAATTCACATATGTTGTTTCATGCCAAATATACGGACAGCAAAAGCAAAGGAAAGAGAAAGAGGCTGCGGATATTGCTCTTTTGCTGCAAAG GAATGAGGCACTTAGAGTTGCTTTCATACATGTGGAAGAAAGTCCTGGGCCTGAAGGCAAACTTGTAAAATCGTTTTATTCGAAGCTTGTGAAAGCTGATATACAGGGAAAAGACCAG GAAGTATATTCCATTAAACTCCCTGGAGATCCGAAACTTGGGGAGGGTAAGCCCGAGAACCAAAATCATGCTATAGTTTTTACTCGTGGAGAAGCAGTCCAAACCATAGATATGAATCAG gATAATTATCTTGAAGAAGCAATGAAAATGAGAAACCTACTTGAAGAATTTCGAGGAAATCACGGCTTACGCCCTCCAACTATTCTTGGTGTTAGAGAGCATGTATTTACCGGAAG TGTTTCTTCTCTGGCCTGGTTTATGTCTAACCAAGAGACAAGTTTTGTAACATTGGGACAACGTGTTTTGGCTTATCCTCTCAA AGTGCGAATGCATTATGGACATCCTGATGTCTTTGACCGAATATTTCATATTTCTCGAGGTGGAATAAGTAAGGCATCACGTGTTATTAATATCAGCGAAGATATATATGCAGGGTTCAATTCCACTTTGAGACAGGGTAACATCACACACCATGAATACATTCAG GTGGGGAAAGGAAGAGATGTGGGTTTAAATCAAATTGCCCTGTTTGAAGGTAAAGTTGCTGGTGGGAATGGGGAGCAGGTTTTAAGCAGAGATGTGTATAGAATTGGTCAACTCTTTGACTTTTTTAGAATGCTCTCCTTCTACTTTACCACAGTTGGTTACTATGTATGCACAATG ATGACAGTTCTTACGATCTATGTTTTCTTGTATGGGAGGGCATACCTG GCATTCTCGGGACTTGATCAAGGAATTAGCCGTAGATCCATGTTGCTTGGTAATACTGCGTTTAATGCGGTTTTAAATGCTCAATTCTTAGTCCAGATTGGAGTATTTACTGCTGTTCCAATGATTATGGGTTTTATACTTGAACTTGGATTACTCAAG GCCGTTTTCAGCTTTATTACAATGCAGCTTCAGCTGTGCTCTGTATTCTTCACATTTTCATTAGGAACGAGAACTCATTATTTTGGACggacaatcttacatggtggtgCTAAG TACCGAGCAACTGGTAGAGGATTTGTTGTGCAACATATCAAATTTGCTGATAACTACAGGCTCTATTCAAGAAGTCATTTTGTCAAGGC GCTGGAAGTTGCATTGCTTCTTATTGTTTATATTGCTTATGGGTACTCTCAAGGAGGTGCTGTTTCATACGTTTTGCTGACACTTAGCAGTTGGTTTCTGGTGATTTCATGGTTGTTTGCTCCTTATATCTTCAACCCATCTGGTTTTGAATGGCAGAA GACTGTTGAAGATTTCGATGACTGGATAAACTGGCTTCTGTATAAAGGCGGAGTTGGGGTCAAAGGAGACAATAGCTGGGAATCATGGTGGGATGAAGAACAG GCGCATATCCAAACGATCAGAGGCCGGATACTTGAAACTATCTTGAGTCTGAGGTTTTTCTTGTTTCAGTATGGAATAGTTTACAAACTTGATCTCACAGGAAAGAGTACATCTGCTTCG ATGTATGGTCTCTCCTGGGTGGTGTTGGCTGGATTTGTCATAATATTCAAG ATTTTCACTTTTAACTCAAAGAAATCTGGCTTCCAGTTATTTTTGAGATTTATTCAAGGAGTTATAGCTCTGTGCCTTATTGCTGCGGTTGTCCTCTTCGTCATACTCACAGATTTATCAGTCCCCGACTTATTTGCCAGCTTCCTTGCTTTTGTTGCTACTGGTTGGGCCATAATAAGC TTGGCGGTGCCATGGAAAGGAATTGTGAGGAGTTTAGGACTATGGGAGTCAGTGAGGGAATTTGCAAGAATGTATGATGCGGGCATGGGCATTTTAATTTTTGCACCAATTGCTATGTTATCATGGTTCCCATTTGTCTCCACATTCCAGTCCCGTCTTCTGTTTAATCAAGCATTTAGCCGTGGTCTCGAGATCTCTATTATCCTTGCTGGCAACAAGGCTAATGTTCAGGCGTAA
- the LOC110879870 gene encoding zinc finger CCCH domain-containing protein 67 isoform X1 encodes MDHSSLEAKSPPPDSPLQSDSSIDSDKLLQILTQDFQTLVLSSNDAQPFHQHHSYPLATQDEDQIKQPPDDELVDKVTVNVNEAFEPESLYGAEEKILEEEDDDHKECRVLEERESEVADDEIGGYESENVGGSSVSVVEDGKGYHYPLRPDAEDCSYYMRTGMCKYGSTCKFNHPLRRKHQQTSKETHKQKEENMEMHGQIECKYYLSPAGCKYGKSCKFSHGRGKTVTTPVVEYNFLGLPIRPGEKECPYYMRNGSCKYGPNCRFNHPDPSAVVAVDAPTAYGNDAPLPLQPPPQPNIPSMPTWSGSRTPDPTGSFVPVMYPPTQNMPPPNPDWNGYQAPPPVPAHVYLNSERGLPIPPAFYLNNPPSDTNMYARPQQPMVVSEYPERPGQPDCSYFMKTGDCKYRASCKFHHPRSRITRTTPSVLSDKGLPLRPDQNICTYYSRYGICKYGPACKYDHPVNYTMNSIRAEGYDGSDRSGPLIQQSV; translated from the exons ATGGATCACTCATCACTCGAAGCAAAATCTCCACCTCCAGACTCACCTCTGCAATCCGATTCATCTATCGACAGCGATAAGCTTCTTCAAATCCTCACGCAAGACTTCCAAACCCTAGTTTTATCCTCCAACGATGCTCAACCTTTCCATCAACATCATTCATATCCCCTTGCTACACAAGATGAAGATCAAATCAAACAACCACCAGATGATGAGCTGGTAGATAAGGTGACTGTTAATGTTAATGAAGCGTTTGAGCCTGAATCGTTGTACGGAGCTGAAGAGAAGATTctagaagaagaagatgatgatcacAAGGAATGTAGGGTTTTGGAAGAGCGAGAAAGTGAAGTTGCTGATGATGAAATTGGGGGTTATGAGAGTGAAAATGTTGGTGGATCATCAGTGAGTGTTGTAGAGGATGGTAAAGGCTATCATTATCCATTGAGACCAGATGCTGAAGATTGTTCTTATTATATGAGGACTGGGATGTGTAAGTATGGGTCAACTTGCAAGTTCAATCATCCTCTCAGAAGGAAACATCAG CAGACTAGTAAGGAGACACATAAGCAAAAGGAAGAGAACATGGAGATGCATGGACAGATTGAGTGCAAG TATTATTTGTCACCCGCGGGTTGCAAGTATGGAAAATCTTGCAAGTTTAGTCATGGTAGAGGAAAGACTGTTACAACACCAGTAGTAGAGTACAACTTTTTGGGCTTGCCAATCCGACCG GGAGAGAAAGAGTGTCCTTACTACATGCGTAACGGTTCCTGCAAATACGGGCCTAACTGTAGGTTTAATCATCCTGATCCTAGTGCAGTTGTAGCTGTTGATGCTCCCACCGCTTATGGGAATGACGCACCTCTTCCATTACAACCCCCACCCCAACCAAACATTCCCAGTATGCCCACATGGTCCGGCTCAAGAACACCGGACCCCACTGGCTCCTTCGTACCAGTGATGTACCCACCGACCCAAAACATGCCCCCACCGAACCCAGATTGGAACGGTTATCAG GCTCCTCCACCAGTTCCTGCACATGTATACCTAAATTCAGAGCGGGGCCTACCTATACCGCCAGCTTTTTACCTGAACAATCCACCGAGTGATACAAACATGTACGCGCGTCCTCAACAGCCTATGGTAGTTTCAGAATATCCTGAGAGGCCCGGTCAACCTGATTGCAGTTACTTTATGAAAACCGGAGACTGCAAATATCGGGCCTCATGCAAATTTCACCATCCTAGGAGTCGTATCACCAGAACTACCCCATCTGTTCTCAGTGATAAAGGGTTACCTTTACGACCT gATCAGAATATCTGCACATACTACAGTCGGTATGGGATATGCAAATATGGGCCAGCTTGTAAATACGATCATCCAGTAAATTATACAATGAATTCGATCCGTGCAGAAGGGTATGATGGATCAGATCGGTCTGGGCCTCTGATACAACAATCCGTGTGA